One Burkholderia thailandensis E264 genomic window carries:
- a CDS encoding autoinducer binding domain-containing protein codes for MARQSTSIPFEPSSSSDLARTRVGIVDGKRISLGVQGDALRGFVLERRCKSPGGPVSTQRVGLRDPAAVAAFVEHDPYAAQLGIDYRALLDVHRAADDANLLGALAAHDARHAYAANDVSGAGSTTERAAAAHAASAASIAPCAQPEFAVECEHDGALLALMRRICMSCGATQCFYHWFVVDEDAGEFTTHDLLIGGAPAWAQRYVHQHWHLNDPAVAHARDNTQPLRGSALAGLRPDHWLNHYARMQGLGSNVFFPAHRRDVSTFGLLHVATPQPSPHGEDALWRNRRVLRGLANEMLEWRVVRRRRELAQEFSLAAQDVLALRLVARGGGARHVAEELQLDERAVYQLFTAINRKMDSKHIKSSATKARRLGLLAEGYISK; via the coding sequence ATGGCTCGACAATCCACCTCTATTCCTTTCGAACCTTCCTCTTCTTCCGATCTCGCGCGCACGCGCGTCGGCATCGTCGACGGCAAGCGCATCTCGCTCGGCGTGCAGGGCGACGCGTTGCGCGGCTTCGTGCTCGAGCGGCGCTGCAAGAGCCCCGGCGGGCCGGTGTCGACGCAGCGCGTCGGCCTGCGCGACCCGGCGGCCGTCGCGGCGTTCGTCGAGCACGACCCTTATGCCGCGCAGCTCGGGATCGACTACCGTGCGTTGCTCGACGTGCATCGCGCCGCGGACGATGCGAACCTGCTCGGCGCGCTTGCAGCGCACGATGCACGCCACGCGTACGCCGCGAACGATGTGTCCGGCGCAGGCAGCACAACGGAGCGCGCGGCCGCCGCGCATGCCGCATCGGCCGCGTCGATTGCGCCATGCGCGCAGCCGGAATTCGCAGTCGAATGCGAGCACGACGGCGCGCTGCTCGCGCTGATGCGGCGGATCTGCATGTCGTGCGGCGCGACGCAATGCTTCTATCACTGGTTCGTCGTCGACGAGGACGCGGGCGAGTTCACGACGCACGATCTGCTGATCGGCGGCGCGCCCGCATGGGCGCAGCGCTACGTGCATCAGCACTGGCATCTGAACGATCCGGCCGTCGCGCACGCGCGCGACAACACGCAACCGTTGCGCGGTTCGGCGCTCGCCGGATTGCGGCCCGATCACTGGCTGAACCACTACGCGCGAATGCAGGGGCTCGGCAGCAACGTGTTCTTTCCCGCGCATCGCCGCGACGTGTCGACGTTCGGCCTGCTGCACGTCGCGACGCCGCAGCCGTCGCCGCATGGCGAGGATGCGCTGTGGCGCAACCGGCGCGTGCTGCGCGGGCTCGCGAACGAGATGCTCGAATGGCGCGTCGTGCGGCGGCGTCGCGAGCTCGCGCAGGAGTTCTCGCTTGCCGCGCAGGACGTGCTCGCGCTGCGGCTCGTCGCGCGCGGCGGCGGCGCGCGCCACGTCGCCGAGGAATTGCAGCTCGACGAGCGCGCCGTCTATCAGCTCTTCACCGCGATCAACCGCAAGATGGACAGCAAGCACATCAAGAGCAGCGCGACGAAGGCGAGGCGCCTGGGCTTGCTTGCCGAAGGCTATATCTCGAAATGA
- the lpdA gene encoding dihydrolipoyl dehydrogenase yields the protein MSDTKTTTLLVIGGGPGGYVAAIRAGQLGVRTILVERDRLGGTCLNIGCIPSKALIHAAGEFDKVRGFAGDSPLGIRTEAPAIDIARTVAWKDGIVKKLTGGVGALLKKNGVEVVHGDARVVDGKTVEVDMGDGARMRIECEHLLLAAGSEPVELPAMPFGGNVISSTEALSPRVLPKRLVVVGAGYIGLELGIAYRKLGVDVTVVEARERILPIYDAELTKPVAASLKRLGVRVHLGHEVLGLNARGDAVRVRDDRHEQTELAADQVLVTVGRRPRTQGWGLETLQLDRAGAALKIDDACRTSMRNVWAIGDLTGEPMLAHRAMAQGEMVAEIVAGKKRHFVPAAIAAICFTDPEVVSAGLAPDEAERAFGECLSASFPFAANGRALTLEGADGFVRVVARRDDHLIVGWQAVGVGVSELAAAFSQSLEMGARLEDVGGTIHAHPTLGEAVMEAALRALGHALHI from the coding sequence ATGAGCGACACCAAGACAACAACCCTGCTCGTGATCGGCGGCGGGCCGGGCGGCTATGTCGCCGCGATTCGCGCGGGGCAGCTCGGCGTGCGCACGATTCTCGTCGAGCGCGACAGACTGGGCGGCACGTGCCTGAACATCGGCTGCATTCCGTCGAAGGCGCTGATTCACGCGGCGGGTGAATTCGACAAGGTGCGCGGCTTCGCCGGCGATTCGCCGCTCGGCATCCGCACCGAGGCGCCCGCGATCGACATCGCGCGCACGGTGGCGTGGAAGGACGGCATCGTGAAGAAGCTGACGGGCGGCGTCGGCGCGCTGCTCAAGAAGAACGGCGTCGAGGTCGTGCACGGCGACGCGCGCGTCGTCGACGGCAAGACCGTCGAGGTCGACATGGGCGACGGCGCGCGCATGCGGATCGAATGCGAGCATCTGCTGCTTGCCGCGGGCTCCGAGCCCGTCGAGCTGCCGGCGATGCCGTTCGGCGGCAATGTGATTTCGTCGACCGAGGCACTGTCGCCGCGCGTGCTGCCCAAGCGGCTCGTCGTCGTCGGGGCCGGCTACATCGGGCTCGAGCTCGGCATCGCGTACCGCAAGCTCGGCGTCGACGTGACCGTCGTCGAGGCGCGCGAGCGCATCCTGCCGATCTACGACGCGGAGCTGACGAAGCCCGTTGCCGCTTCGCTCAAGCGCCTCGGCGTGCGCGTGCATCTCGGCCACGAGGTGCTCGGGCTGAACGCGCGCGGCGATGCGGTGCGCGTGCGGGACGACAGGCACGAGCAGACCGAACTCGCCGCCGACCAGGTGCTCGTGACGGTCGGCCGCCGTCCGCGCACGCAGGGCTGGGGGCTCGAGACGCTGCAGCTCGACCGCGCGGGCGCCGCGCTGAAAATCGACGACGCGTGCCGCACGTCGATGCGCAACGTATGGGCGATCGGCGATCTGACGGGCGAGCCGATGCTCGCGCATCGCGCGATGGCGCAAGGCGAGATGGTCGCCGAGATCGTGGCCGGCAAGAAGCGCCATTTCGTGCCCGCCGCGATCGCCGCGATCTGCTTCACCGATCCCGAGGTCGTGTCGGCCGGGCTCGCGCCCGACGAAGCCGAGCGCGCGTTCGGAGAATGCCTGAGCGCGTCGTTTCCGTTCGCCGCGAACGGCCGCGCGTTGACGCTCGAAGGCGCGGACGGCTTCGTACGCGTCGTCGCGCGCCGCGACGATCACCTGATCGTCGGCTGGCAGGCGGTGGGCGTCGGCGTGTCCGAGCTCGCGGCCGCGTTCTCGCAATCGCTCGAAATGGGCGCGCGCCTCGAGGACGTCGGTGGTACGATTCATGCGCACCCGACGCTCGGAGAAGCGGTGATGGAAGCCGCGCTCCGCGCGCTCGGCCACGCGTTGCACATCTGA
- a CDS encoding dihydrolipoamide acetyltransferase family protein: MGIHVIKMPDIGEGIAEVELGLWHVKIGDRVKEDQAIADVMTDKASVEIPSPVTGVVVALGGKEGDVLAVGSELVRLEVEGDGNHKGGDGALAGAAANGDARGEAAARERIADAAHAHAGAASVRGERDFDAPRAASSDAPNAKDERDHDRADREHSDEREARNASRGAFADARPAARESASPPPARRPGERPLASPAVRKRAWDLGVELRYVHGTGEAGRILHEDLDAYLQGRGAAEPRARGGHAAYVERHDEEAVPVIGLRRKIAQRMQDAKRRIPHFSYVEEIDVTELEALRAELNRKYGDMRGRLTVLPFLARAMVIALRDFPQINARYDDEAGVVTRHGAVHLGVATQSKAGLMVPVVRHAEARDPWAIAAEIARLADAVRAGRAERDELSGSTITITSLGALGGIASTPVINSPEVGIVGVNRIVERPMFRAGAVVARKLMNLSSSFDHRVIDGMDAAEFIQAVRALLEQPALLFVE, from the coding sequence ATGGGCATCCACGTCATCAAGATGCCGGATATCGGCGAAGGGATCGCGGAGGTCGAGCTCGGGCTGTGGCACGTGAAGATCGGCGATCGCGTGAAGGAAGACCAGGCGATCGCCGACGTGATGACCGACAAGGCGTCGGTCGAGATTCCGTCGCCCGTCACGGGCGTCGTCGTCGCGTTGGGCGGCAAGGAGGGCGACGTGCTCGCGGTGGGCAGCGAGCTCGTGCGGCTCGAAGTCGAAGGCGACGGCAATCACAAGGGCGGCGATGGCGCGCTCGCCGGCGCGGCGGCGAACGGCGACGCGCGCGGCGAGGCCGCGGCGCGGGAGCGCATCGCCGACGCCGCGCATGCGCATGCGGGCGCGGCATCCGTGCGCGGCGAGCGCGATTTCGACGCGCCGCGCGCCGCATCGAGCGACGCGCCGAACGCGAAAGACGAGCGCGATCACGATCGCGCGGATCGCGAACACAGCGACGAGCGCGAAGCGCGAAACGCATCGCGCGGCGCGTTCGCCGACGCGCGGCCGGCCGCGCGCGAGAGCGCATCGCCGCCGCCCGCGCGGCGGCCGGGCGAGCGTCCGCTCGCATCGCCCGCGGTGCGCAAGCGCGCATGGGATCTCGGCGTCGAGTTGCGCTACGTGCACGGCACGGGCGAGGCGGGCCGGATTCTGCACGAGGATCTCGACGCGTACCTGCAAGGCCGCGGCGCGGCCGAGCCGCGCGCGCGCGGCGGCCACGCCGCGTACGTCGAGCGCCACGACGAGGAGGCGGTGCCCGTGATCGGCCTGCGCCGCAAGATCGCGCAGCGGATGCAGGACGCGAAGCGCCGCATTCCGCATTTCAGCTACGTCGAGGAGATCGATGTCACCGAACTCGAAGCGCTGCGCGCCGAGCTGAACCGCAAGTACGGCGACATGCGCGGCCGCCTGACGGTGCTGCCGTTCCTCGCGCGCGCGATGGTGATCGCGCTGCGCGACTTTCCGCAGATCAACGCGCGCTACGACGACGAAGCCGGCGTCGTCACGCGTCACGGCGCGGTGCATCTCGGCGTCGCGACGCAGAGCAAGGCCGGCCTGATGGTGCCCGTCGTGCGCCACGCGGAGGCGCGCGATCCGTGGGCGATCGCCGCCGAGATCGCGCGGCTCGCGGACGCGGTGCGCGCGGGCCGCGCGGAGCGCGACGAGCTGTCGGGCTCGACGATCACGATCACGAGCCTGGGCGCGCTCGGCGGCATCGCGTCGACGCCCGTCATCAATTCGCCGGAGGTCGGCATCGTCGGCGTGAACCGGATCGTCGAGCGGCCGATGTTCCGCGCGGGCGCGGTCGTCGCGCGCAAGTTGATGAACCTGTCTTCGTCGTTCGATCATCGCGTGATCGACGGCATGGACGCGGCCGAGTTCATCCAGGCCGTGCGCGCGCTGCTCGAGCAACCCGCCCTTCTTTTCGTGGAATGA
- a CDS encoding alpha-ketoacid dehydrogenase subunit beta, whose translation MTTAGKEGPANSPMTMIQALRSAMDVMLERDDNVVVFGQDVGYFGGVFRCTEGLQNKYGKSRVFDAPINEGGIVGAAVGMGAYGLRPVCEIQFADYFYPASDQIVSEAARLRYRSAAEFIAPLTIRMPCGGGIYGGQTHSQSPEAMFTQVCGLRTVMPSNPYDAKGLLISAIESDDPVIFLEPKRLYNGPFDGHHERPVTPWSKHPASRVPDGYYTVPLDSAAIVRAGGEVTVLTYGTTVHVSLAAAEETGIDAEVIDLRSLWPLDLDTIVESVRKTGRCVVVHEATRTCGFGAELVALVQEHCFHWLEAPVERVTGWDTPYPHAQEWAYFPGPNRVGDALRRAMEN comes from the coding sequence ATGACGACAGCAGGCAAAGAAGGTCCGGCGAATTCGCCGATGACCATGATCCAGGCTTTGCGCTCGGCGATGGACGTGATGCTCGAGCGCGACGACAACGTGGTGGTGTTCGGGCAGGACGTCGGCTATTTCGGCGGCGTGTTCCGCTGCACGGAAGGACTGCAGAACAAGTACGGCAAGTCGCGCGTGTTCGACGCGCCGATCAACGAAGGCGGCATCGTCGGCGCGGCGGTCGGCATGGGCGCGTACGGGCTGCGCCCCGTCTGCGAGATCCAGTTCGCCGATTATTTCTATCCGGCGTCCGACCAGATCGTGTCGGAGGCCGCGCGGCTGCGCTACCGGTCGGCGGCCGAGTTCATCGCGCCGCTGACGATCCGCATGCCGTGCGGCGGCGGCATCTACGGCGGCCAGACGCACAGCCAGAGCCCCGAGGCGATGTTCACGCAGGTGTGCGGGCTGCGCACCGTGATGCCGTCGAATCCGTACGACGCGAAGGGGCTGCTGATCTCGGCGATCGAGAGCGACGATCCGGTGATCTTCCTCGAGCCGAAGCGGCTCTACAACGGCCCGTTCGACGGCCATCACGAGCGGCCGGTGACGCCTTGGAGCAAGCATCCGGCGAGCCGCGTGCCCGACGGCTACTACACGGTGCCGCTCGATTCGGCGGCGATCGTGCGCGCCGGCGGCGAGGTGACGGTGCTCACGTATGGGACGACCGTGCACGTGTCGCTCGCGGCCGCCGAGGAAACCGGCATCGACGCCGAGGTGATCGACCTGCGCAGCCTGTGGCCGCTCGATCTCGACACGATCGTCGAATCGGTGCGCAAGACGGGGCGCTGCGTCGTCGTGCACGAGGCGACGCGCACCTGCGGCTTCGGCGCGGAACTCGTCGCGCTCGTGCAGGAGCACTGCTTCCATTGGCTCGAAGCGCCCGTCGAGCGCGTGACCGGCTGGGACACGCCGTATCCGCATGCGCAGGAATGGGCGTATTTCCCGGGCCCGAACCGGGTCGGCGACGCGCTGCGGCGCGCGATGGAGAATTGA
- a CDS encoding 3-methyl-2-oxobutanoate dehydrogenase (2-methylpropanoyl-transferring) subunit alpha, with the protein MSQYGPLRLHVPEPTGRPGCKTDFSYLRLSPAGKVRKPPIDVAPADTSDLAYGLVRVLDEHGRAVGPWAPDIDPDILRKGIRAMLKTRIFDARMQIAQRQKKISFYMQCLGEEAIAVAHTLALERGDMCFPTYRQQGILMVRDYPLVDMMCQLMSNERDPLKGRQLPVMYSTREAGFFSISGNLATQFIQAVGWAMASAIKGDTRIASAWIGDGATAEADFHTALTFAHVYRAPVILNVVNNQWAISTFQAIAGGEGATFAGRGVGCGIASLRVDGNDFLAVYAASRWAAERARRNLGPTLIEWVTYRAGPHSTSDDPTKYRPGDDWTHFPLGDPLERLKRHMIDIGVWSEQEHEDTKAAFEAEVLAAQKEAERYGTLADERVPNVASIFEDVYKEMPAHLRRQRQQLGV; encoded by the coding sequence ATGAGCCAGTACGGGCCATTGCGATTGCATGTGCCGGAGCCTACAGGGCGTCCGGGATGCAAGACCGATTTTTCTTACCTGCGCCTGTCGCCAGCCGGCAAGGTGCGCAAACCCCCCATCGACGTCGCCCCCGCCGACACGAGCGACTTGGCCTATGGCCTCGTGCGCGTGCTCGACGAGCACGGACGCGCCGTCGGGCCCTGGGCGCCCGACATCGACCCCGACATCTTGCGCAAAGGCATCCGCGCGATGCTGAAGACGCGCATCTTCGACGCGCGCATGCAGATCGCGCAGCGCCAGAAGAAGATCTCGTTCTACATGCAGTGCCTCGGCGAGGAAGCGATCGCGGTCGCGCACACGCTCGCGCTCGAGCGCGGCGACATGTGCTTTCCGACGTATCGGCAGCAGGGAATCCTGATGGTGCGCGACTATCCGCTCGTCGACATGATGTGCCAACTGATGTCGAACGAGCGCGATCCGCTGAAGGGCCGCCAGCTGCCGGTGATGTATTCGACGCGCGAAGCGGGTTTCTTCTCGATCTCGGGCAATCTCGCGACGCAGTTCATCCAGGCGGTCGGCTGGGCGATGGCCTCGGCGATCAAGGGCGACACGCGCATCGCTTCCGCGTGGATCGGCGACGGCGCGACGGCCGAAGCCGATTTCCATACCGCGCTCACGTTCGCACACGTGTACCGCGCGCCCGTGATCCTGAACGTGGTCAACAACCAGTGGGCGATCTCGACGTTCCAGGCGATCGCGGGCGGCGAGGGCGCGACCTTCGCCGGGCGCGGCGTCGGCTGCGGCATCGCTTCGCTGCGCGTGGACGGCAACGATTTCCTCGCGGTCTACGCCGCGTCCCGCTGGGCGGCCGAACGCGCGCGCCGCAACCTCGGGCCGACGCTGATCGAATGGGTCACGTATCGCGCGGGCCCGCACTCGACGTCAGACGATCCGACCAAGTACCGCCCCGGCGACGACTGGACGCACTTCCCGCTCGGCGATCCGCTCGAGCGCCTGAAGCGCCACATGATCGACATCGGCGTGTGGTCCGAGCAGGAGCACGAGGATACGAAGGCCGCGTTCGAGGCCGAGGTGCTCGCCGCGCAGAAGGAAGCGGAGCGCTACGGCACGCTTGCCGACGAGCGCGTGCCGAACGTCGCGAGCATTTTCGAGGACGTCTACAAGGAGATGCCCGCGCACCTGCGCCGGCAGCGCCAACAGCTCGGGGTTTGA
- a CDS encoding DUF6670 family protein has protein sequence MNSPPAPDNAPPAAATRTSPLMSALARIVVTALLPRIDRAAEASTRPFVTPDMLVPHVRDKRHGLTHYGIFFPELPQPHRYCNVMTLLGATGSVAFDNDYLVDGDPRDVATVLSSTAADGAHHYRAYSIARDCAVRRASTVVAFGDDLTIAGAYPRYTVRADYAHFGLDVGIDCTDIASWFVRNVAYDHLSLLATCSGTIRHDGRTMPLDTLCTFEYARTTTPQAWFAKPIGERWKLPLDFFTYQIVNLGDGIQLLLTEVRVLGENAFRGIHLRALDGTAEIHERGVAFAVDEYRPEPASAPDGRRMRLPHRLSWAARDGAGRPWLELRATIDCPWRFGHGRGYVSSYRFDGFVKGRACSGRGYIEYVDCDASQR, from the coding sequence ATGAACTCGCCCCCCGCCCCGGACAACGCCCCGCCCGCCGCCGCCACGCGCACGAGCCCGCTGATGTCGGCGCTCGCGCGCATCGTCGTCACCGCGCTGCTGCCGAGAATCGATCGCGCGGCCGAGGCGTCGACGCGCCCGTTCGTCACGCCCGACATGCTCGTGCCACACGTGCGCGACAAGCGCCACGGGCTCACGCATTACGGCATCTTCTTTCCGGAACTGCCGCAACCGCATCGATACTGCAACGTGATGACGCTGCTCGGCGCAACGGGCAGCGTCGCGTTCGACAACGACTACCTGGTCGACGGCGATCCGCGCGACGTCGCGACGGTGCTGTCGTCGACGGCCGCCGACGGCGCGCATCACTATCGCGCGTACTCGATCGCGCGCGACTGCGCGGTGCGGCGTGCGAGCACGGTCGTCGCGTTCGGCGACGACCTGACGATCGCGGGCGCGTACCCGCGCTACACGGTGCGGGCCGATTACGCACACTTCGGCCTCGACGTCGGGATCGACTGCACCGATATCGCGTCGTGGTTCGTCCGCAACGTCGCATACGACCATCTGAGCCTGCTCGCGACGTGCTCGGGCACGATCCGCCACGATGGCCGCACGATGCCGCTCGATACGCTATGCACGTTCGAATACGCGCGGACGACGACGCCGCAAGCGTGGTTTGCAAAGCCGATCGGCGAGCGCTGGAAACTGCCGCTCGATTTCTTCACGTATCAGATCGTGAACCTCGGCGATGGCATCCAGTTGCTGCTGACCGAAGTGCGCGTGCTCGGCGAGAATGCGTTCAGGGGCATCCATCTGCGCGCGCTCGACGGCACGGCCGAGATTCACGAGCGCGGCGTCGCGTTCGCCGTCGACGAATACCGGCCGGAGCCCGCGAGCGCGCCGGACGGCCGGCGCATGCGGCTGCCGCACCGGCTGTCGTGGGCCGCGCGCGACGGCGCGGGCCGGCCGTGGCTCGAACTGCGCGCCACGATCGACTGCCCCTGGCGCTTCGGCCACGGGCGCGGCTATGTCTCGAGCTATCGCTTCGACGGCTTCGTCAAGGGCCGCGCGTGCAGCGGCCGGGGGTACATCGAGTACGTCGATTGCGACGCGTCGCAGCGCTGA
- a CDS encoding SRPBCC family protein, translated as MKQQRIEIAEEFDAPVQQVFRFFSEHENLKSIFSPARIRRISDGEPARNGVGSAREMRVPGAPPFVETVTAYQENERIEYRITRGSPLRDHLGVMRFVPIDERRTYFHYVITFEGKVPFVAPIVRHVLEGSIRRGIGKVATRRLWA; from the coding sequence ATGAAACAGCAACGCATAGAAATCGCAGAAGAGTTCGACGCCCCGGTTCAGCAGGTCTTCCGCTTCTTCAGCGAGCACGAGAATCTCAAGTCGATCTTCTCGCCCGCGAGAATCCGCCGGATCAGCGACGGCGAGCCCGCGCGCAATGGCGTCGGCTCGGCGCGCGAGATGCGCGTGCCGGGCGCGCCGCCGTTCGTCGAGACGGTGACTGCTTATCAGGAAAACGAACGCATCGAATACCGGATCACGCGCGGCAGCCCGCTGCGCGACCATCTCGGCGTGATGCGCTTCGTTCCGATCGACGAGCGCCGCACGTATTTCCATTACGTGATCACGTTCGAGGGCAAGGTGCCGTTCGTCGCGCCGATCGTTCGGCACGTGCTGGAGGGCAGCATTCGCCGCGGGATCGGGAAAGTGGCGACGCGGCGGCTCTGGGCGTGA
- a CDS encoding SRPBCC family protein has product MTQDVTVFRARYRANVHPRYNAWLHGGFVLAYGCAAIAFFLKDVARVSAVQWASVPAAFLLFNWLEFTIHRHVGHVKRRFGAMFYRRHTGDHHSFFAHGQIAYRDARDWRVILFPAWLIVVFSVGLFALHAALSRFDANVAGLVASTMLGGYLLYECMHACEHLPDAHPLSKWPWIRQMRALHRVHHRDDLMRACNFDVIWPLMDWLHGTLRWRAEPGADMSTRMRHEIDIARDRADVLAYASDASRWPQWHPSSLHVDGPAGPLAAGSRFDEDVRAAGRVDHLHWDVVRTEPGALWQARASNEAGSLRILLTYECRRSAHGTRFARTLHYHSPNPLLRLANALVMRRRVERESAHSLTLLKRRLEAACDE; this is encoded by the coding sequence ATGACCCAGGACGTGACCGTATTCCGCGCGCGCTATCGCGCGAACGTTCACCCGCGCTACAACGCATGGCTGCACGGCGGCTTCGTTCTCGCGTACGGATGCGCGGCGATCGCGTTCTTCCTGAAAGACGTCGCGCGCGTGAGCGCCGTTCAATGGGCGAGCGTGCCCGCCGCGTTCCTGCTGTTCAACTGGCTCGAATTCACGATTCACCGGCACGTCGGCCATGTCAAGCGCCGCTTCGGCGCGATGTTCTACCGCCGGCACACGGGCGACCATCACAGCTTCTTCGCGCACGGGCAGATCGCGTACCGCGATGCGCGCGACTGGCGCGTGATCCTGTTTCCGGCGTGGTTGATCGTCGTGTTCAGCGTCGGTCTGTTCGCGTTGCACGCCGCGCTGAGCCGTTTCGACGCGAACGTCGCGGGGCTTGTCGCGAGCACGATGCTCGGCGGCTATCTGCTGTACGAATGCATGCATGCGTGCGAGCATCTGCCCGACGCGCATCCGCTGTCGAAGTGGCCGTGGATTCGGCAGATGCGCGCGCTGCACCGGGTTCATCATCGCGACGATCTGATGCGCGCATGCAACTTCGACGTCATCTGGCCGCTGATGGACTGGCTGCACGGCACGCTCCGATGGCGCGCGGAGCCCGGCGCCGACATGTCGACGCGGATGCGGCACGAGATCGACATCGCGCGCGATCGCGCGGACGTGCTCGCGTATGCGAGCGATGCGTCGCGCTGGCCGCAGTGGCATCCGTCGTCGCTGCACGTCGACGGCCCGGCGGGCCCGCTCGCGGCCGGCAGCCGTTTCGACGAGGACGTGCGCGCGGCAGGGCGCGTCGACCATCTGCACTGGGATGTCGTGCGCACCGAACCCGGCGCGCTCTGGCAGGCGCGCGCCTCGAACGAGGCCGGCAGCCTGCGCATCCTGCTGACCTACGAGTGCCGGCGCAGCGCGCACGGCACGCGTTTTGCCCGCACGCTGCACTATCATTCGCCGAACCCGCTGCTGCGGCTCGCGAACGCGCTCGTGATGCGCCGGCGTGTCGAACGCGAATCCGCGCATTCGCTGACGCTGCTGAAGCGGCGGCTCGAAGCCGCGTGCGACGAATGA
- a CDS encoding LysR family transcriptional regulator BsrA encodes MIQNLRQLDLNLLLVFDALMQEQNLSRAAVRLHMSQPAVSNALTRLRQQLGESLFTRTARGMTPTAQARALYEPVRQALYLLQIGLGPQTDFELDTHHLFKLSMNDYGQTVLLPDLLAHIKSRAPNVMLSVQSDDAGSIPAQLTTGTLDLAIDYLHFDNPELCYEPLHEEHLVVIGRAGHPAFAGGLALRGYEESGHVSIQPRDRRGSPLEIVLGSARVRRVVHLQVPHYLTIPALVAKSDLLGTIPRRLAERFADVYALQIAPLPIDIAPIQVSLIWHRQQDAQPGLRWLREQIVVTHRAIVERAEHAPA; translated from the coding sequence ATGATCCAGAATCTGCGTCAGCTCGACCTGAACCTGCTGCTCGTGTTCGACGCGCTGATGCAGGAGCAGAACCTGTCGCGCGCCGCGGTGCGGCTGCACATGAGCCAGCCGGCCGTCAGCAATGCGCTGACGCGGCTGCGCCAGCAACTGGGCGAGTCGCTCTTCACGCGCACCGCGCGCGGCATGACGCCGACCGCGCAGGCGCGCGCGCTGTACGAGCCGGTTCGTCAAGCGCTGTATCTGCTGCAGATCGGGCTCGGCCCGCAAACCGATTTCGAACTCGACACGCATCATCTTTTCAAGCTGTCGATGAACGATTACGGGCAAACGGTGCTGCTGCCCGATCTGCTCGCGCACATCAAGTCGCGCGCGCCGAACGTGATGCTCTCGGTGCAGAGCGACGACGCCGGCTCGATTCCCGCGCAGCTGACGACGGGCACGCTCGATCTCGCGATCGACTATCTGCATTTCGACAATCCGGAGCTCTGCTACGAGCCGCTGCACGAAGAGCATCTCGTCGTGATCGGGCGCGCCGGCCATCCTGCGTTCGCCGGCGGGCTCGCGCTGCGCGGCTATGAGGAGAGCGGGCACGTATCGATCCAGCCGCGCGACAGGCGCGGCTCGCCGCTCGAGATCGTGCTCGGCTCCGCGCGCGTGCGGCGCGTCGTGCATCTGCAGGTGCCGCACTATCTGACGATCCCCGCGCTCGTCGCGAAATCGGACCTGCTCGGCACGATCCCGCGCCGGCTCGCCGAGCGGTTCGCCGATGTCTATGCGCTGCAGATCGCGCCGCTGCCGATCGACATCGCGCCGATCCAGGTGAGCCTCATCTGGCATCGGCAGCAGGATGCGCAGCCCGGCCTGCGCTGGCTGCGCGAGCAGATCGTCGTCACGCACCGCGCGATCGTCGAGCGCGCCGAGCACGCGCCGGCGTGA